The following coding sequences are from one Triticum dicoccoides isolate Atlit2015 ecotype Zavitan chromosome 4A, WEW_v2.0, whole genome shotgun sequence window:
- the LOC119283543 gene encoding protein DMP6-like: MSSRPAVDPESSPAAQQAPLLGNADGRTQTTTVLGKALSSTADLAKHLPTGAVLAFEFLSPTFTADGTCTAANRALTGCLIGACALSCFLLCFTDSYRDETGTVRYGFVTPSGRLRLIDGAQQMPPRDERYRLRARDVLHGVLSFVVFLAVAMVDSNVVACFYPVESATTRQLLAAVPMSAGAAGSFLFAMFPSTRRGIGFPVAGTS, from the coding sequence ATGTCGTCCCGGCCAGCCGTCGACCCCGAGTCGTCCCCGGCGGCGCAGCAGGCTCCACTGCTCGGCAATGCAGACGGCCGGACACAAACAACAACCGTCCTAGGCAAGGCTCTGAGCAGCACCGCGGACCTCGCGAAGCACCTCCCCACCGGCGCCGTGCTGGCCTTCGAATTCCTCTCGCCGACCTTCACCGCCGACGGCACCTGCACGGCCGCCAACCGCGCGCTCACCGGCTGCCTCATCGGCGCCTGTGCCCTCTcgtgcttcctcctctgcttcaccGACAGCTACCGCGACGAGACGGGCACCGTGCGCTACGGCTTCGTCACGCCCAGCGGCCGCCTGAGACTCATCGACGGCGCCCAGCAGATGCCACCGCGGGACGAGAGATACCGGCTTCGCGCGAGGGACGTGCTGCACGGGGTGCTGTCGTTCGTGGTGTTCCTGGCCGTGGCCATGGTGGACAGCAACGTCGTGGCGTGCTTCTACCCCGTGGAGTCCGCCACGACGAGGCAGCTGCTCGCCGCAGTGCCCATGTCTGCCGGAGCGGCGGGGAGCTTCCTGTTCGCTATGTTCCCGTCCACGCGCCGGGGAATTGGCTTCCCCGTCGCAGGCACGTCATGA
- the LOC119286098 gene encoding uncharacterized protein LOC119286098 produces the protein MEHLSAEGKAVYETITQASEAAHLRHQKELDALIVAAVGSTVDAAVSRSVGAAVDKAVEAAMGTVVNDMQAEADLLKQIQDLRTAKSTTFRSSDLEGSERSPTATAEANQAGFKASLSTRGPGSSTQALYVPPAARGIPELPRPSSSFSSLLHRERRNSSSGHGKPPSVDFPKFDGENPKLWQTRCVDYFAMFDTDPNLWIAVAAMQFEGAATRWLLSVQHKFVRSSWEDFCTAVLNRFGRNQHQSLVRKLYRLKQTGTVEEYINQFSELMDQLTAYEPEPDMLHYTTRFIDGLKVNVRMVVAVQRPADLDTAYSIAAVQEEMGGHEAETVSKKYTAPMFPHSDRMVPSKHVEEHKTSDKSKTTGSEDKLATLKAYHRAKGLCFICGERWGRDHKCNTTVQLHVVQEMLEFCALDNMDSDDSDMDLMVLSAEAQQVQGGTNAIRLECQLGGHAVVLLVDSGSSHSFISVRLAAHIAGQQLLPAQQTVRIAGGGTLPCTHIIPACAWSAASHEFKCDFKVLPLQHHDGIVGMDCLSSLGTMQVNWLEKWLAFDHHGRSVFLQGCPPKTFSCTVVELHLVQPENVKEDLVALPAQF, from the coding sequence ATGGAGCACCTGAGCGCCGAGGGCAAGGCGGTCTATGAGACCATAACCCAGGCAAGCGAGGCGGCCCATCTACGTCACCAGAAGGAGCTCGACGCGCTCATCGTGGCGGCGGTGGGGAGCACCGTTGATGCTGCGGTGTCGCGTTCCGTCGGGGCGGCGGTCGACAaggcggtggaggcggcgatggGGACGGTCGTCAACGATATGCAGGCGGAAGCCGACCTCCTCAAGCAAATTCAGGACCTCCGCACTGCCAAGAGCACCACCTTCCGCTCCAGCGATTTGGAGGGATCCGAGCGTTCGCCGACGGCCACGGCAGAGGCGAATCAGGCAGGATTCAAGGCGTCGCTGTCGACCAGAGGACCAGGTTCGAGTACGCAAGCACTGTATGTTCCGCCGGCCGCTAGAGGTATACCTGAATTACCGCGGCCGAGTTCATCATTTTCCAGTCTATTGCACCGCGAGCGGAGGAACAGTTCGTCAGGCCATGGGAAACCTCCTTCTGTTGATTTCCCAAAATTTGATGGAGAGAATCCAAAGCTTTGGCAAACGCGGTGTGTGGACTATTTTGCCATGTTTGACACTGACCCGAATCTCTGGATTGCTGTTGCCGCTATGCAATTCGAAGGAGCAGCAACGCGCTGGTTATTGTCAGTTCAACACAAATTTGTTCGATCGTCATGGGAGGATTTTTGTACTGCAGTTCTGAATCGTTTTGGCCGCAACCAACATCAGTCCCTAGTGCGCAAACTGTACCGGCTGAAACAGACAGGGACAGTGGAAGAGTACATCAACCAATTTTCTGAACTTATGGACCAGTTGACAGCGTATGAGCCTGAGCCTGATATGCTGCATTACACCACCCGTTTCATTGATGGTCTGAAAGTCAATGTGAGAATGGTTGTAGCAGTACAGCGCCCAGCGGATTTGGACACAGCTTATTCCATTGCTGCTGTTCAGGAGGAAATGGGGGGCCATGAAGCTGAAACTGTATCCAAGAAGTATACTGCACCTATGTTTCCTCATTCAGACAGGATGGTGCCATCGAAGCATGTCGAAGAGCACAAAACATCAGACAAGTCTAAGACCACCGGTTCAGAGGACAAGTTGGCAACACTCAAAGCATACCACAGAGCAAAAGGACTTTGTTTCATCTGTGGTGAGCGTTGGGGGCGCGACCATAAGTGCAACACTACAGTTCAGCTACACGTGGTGCAAGAAATGTTGGAATTTTGTGCCTTGGATAACATGGATTCGGATGATAGTGATATGGATTTAATGGTACTGTCAGCTGAAGCACAACAAGTTCAAGGGGGAACTAATGCAATCAGATTAGAGTGCCAATTGGGTGGTCATGCAGTGGTGCTTCTGGTGGATTCAGGTAGTTCTCATTCTTTCATCAGTGTTCGGTTGGCTGCTCACATTGCAGGCCAGCAATTACTGCCTGCACAACAAACTGTCAGGATTGCTGGTGGAGGTACACTTCCTTGTACTCACATCATTCCTGCTTGTGCCTGGTCTGCTGCTAGTCATGAATTCAAGTGTGACTTTAAGGTGTTACCTCTGCAACATCATGATGGAATTGTGGGAATGGATTGCCTGTCCTCCTTGGGTACTATGCAAGTTAATTGGTTAGAGAAGTGGCTAGCCTTTGATCATCATGGCCGTTCGGTGTTCTTACAAGGCTGTCCTCCAAAAACTTTTAGTTGCACTGTGGTGGAGCTCCATTTAGTTCAGCCAGAGAACGTTAAAGAGGATCTCGTAGCCCTTCCAGCACAATTCTAG